The following proteins are co-located in the Carassius gibelio isolate Cgi1373 ecotype wild population from Czech Republic chromosome A21, carGib1.2-hapl.c, whole genome shotgun sequence genome:
- the LOC127942081 gene encoding isocitrate dehydrogenase [NAD] subunit beta, mitochondrial isoform X2 gives MMAAALRGRLVTLAKGLSGARFQPLCARSLSLTSSQNVSETPPARADSTFKVTMVPGDGVGPELMTAVKEVFKAADVPVEFEEFHLSEVQNMASEEKLEEVLTSMKNNRVAIKGKIHTPMEYKGELASYEMRLRRKLDLFANVVHVNSLPGYSTRHNNLDLVIIREQTEGEYSSLEHESVSGVVECLKIITREKSRRIAKFAFDYATKKGRSKVTAVHKANIMKLADGLFLQSCAEVAELYPKIKYENIIIDNCCMQLVQNPYQFDVLVMPNLYGNIIDNLAAGLVGGAGVVPGESYSAEYAVFETGARHPFAQAVGRNIANPTAMLLSASNMLRHLNLEYHSNMVSEAVRKVIKQGKVRTSDLGGYASSEEFTRAVISNLAV, from the exons ATGATGGCGGCCGCGTTGAGAGGGAGGCTCGTAACATTGGCCAAG GGTTTGAGTGGTGCCCGGTTTCAGCCGTTATGTGCTCGCTCTCTGAGTTTGACCTCCAGTCAGAATGTTTCGGAGACTCCCCCGGCGCGGGCCGACAGCACCTTTAAGGTCACCATGGTCCCTGGAGATGGAGTTGGACCTGAGCTGATGACCGCTGTCAAAGAGGTTTTCAAG GCAGCTGATGTTCCTGTGGAGTTTGAGGAGTTTCATTTGAGTGAGGTGCAGAACATGGCCAGCGAGGAGAAACTGGAAGAGGTGTTGACCTCTATGAAGAACAACAGAGTCGCCATCAAGG GAAAGATTCACACTCCAATGGAGTACAAGGGTGAACTGGCATCATATGAGATGAGACTGAG GAGAAAGCTGGACCTGTTTGCCAATGTGGTTCATGTGAACAGCCTGCCTGGATATAGCACCCGCCACAATAACCTGGATCTGGTTATCATACGGGAGCAGACAGAGGGAGAATACAGCTCTCTGGAGCATGAG AGTGTTTCAGGAGTGGTTGAGTGCCTGAAGATCATCACCAGGGAGAAATCTCGCCGCATCGCAAAATTTGCATTCGACTATGCCACCAAGAAAGGCCGCAGCAAAGTGACTGCTGTCCACAAAGCAAACATTAT GAAACTCGCGGATGGTCTCTTCCTGCAGAGCTGTGCGGAAGTGGCTGAACTTTACCCCaagattaaatatgaaaacatcatCATTGATAACTGCTGCATGCAG TTGGTCCAGAATCCTTATCAGTTTGATGTGCTAGTGATGCCAAATCTCTACGGCAACATCATTGATAACCTGGCAGCAGGGCTGGTGGGCGGAGCCGGTGTAGTTCCAGGCGAGAGTTACAGTGCCGAATATGCCGTGTTTGAAACG GGAGCCAGACATCCCTTCGCTCAGGCTGTCGGCAGGAATATCGCAAACCCTACTGCTATGCTTCTCTCTGCATCCAACATGTTGAGACACCTCAA TCTTGAGTATCATTCAAACATGGTGTCTGAGGCTGTCAGGAAAGTCATCAAGCAGGGCAAG GTTCGCACCTCAGACCTGGGAGGCTACGCGTCAAGCGAGGAGTTCACCAGGGCTGTCATCTCTAATCTGGCAGTCTAA
- the LOC127942081 gene encoding isocitrate dehydrogenase [NAD] subunit beta, mitochondrial isoform X1, giving the protein MMAAALRGRLVTLAKGLSGARFQPLCARSLSLTSSQNVSETPPARADSTFKVTMVPGDGVGPELMTAVKEVFKAADVPVEFEEFHLSEVQNMASEEKLEEVLTSMKNNRVAIKGKIHTPMEYKGELASYEMRLRRKLDLFANVVHVNSLPGYSTRHNNLDLVIIREQTEGEYSSLEHESVSGVVECLKIITREKSRRIAKFAFDYATKKGRSKVTAVHKANIMKLADGLFLQSCAEVAELYPKIKYENIIIDNCCMQLVQNPYQFDVLVMPNLYGNIIDNLAAGLVGGAGVVPGESYSAEYAVFETGARHPFAQAVGRNIANPTAMLLSASNMLRHLNLEYHSNMVSEAVRKVIKQGKVRTRDLGGYSTTGDFVRAVVANLRHRTV; this is encoded by the exons ATGATGGCGGCCGCGTTGAGAGGGAGGCTCGTAACATTGGCCAAG GGTTTGAGTGGTGCCCGGTTTCAGCCGTTATGTGCTCGCTCTCTGAGTTTGACCTCCAGTCAGAATGTTTCGGAGACTCCCCCGGCGCGGGCCGACAGCACCTTTAAGGTCACCATGGTCCCTGGAGATGGAGTTGGACCTGAGCTGATGACCGCTGTCAAAGAGGTTTTCAAG GCAGCTGATGTTCCTGTGGAGTTTGAGGAGTTTCATTTGAGTGAGGTGCAGAACATGGCCAGCGAGGAGAAACTGGAAGAGGTGTTGACCTCTATGAAGAACAACAGAGTCGCCATCAAGG GAAAGATTCACACTCCAATGGAGTACAAGGGTGAACTGGCATCATATGAGATGAGACTGAG GAGAAAGCTGGACCTGTTTGCCAATGTGGTTCATGTGAACAGCCTGCCTGGATATAGCACCCGCCACAATAACCTGGATCTGGTTATCATACGGGAGCAGACAGAGGGAGAATACAGCTCTCTGGAGCATGAG AGTGTTTCAGGAGTGGTTGAGTGCCTGAAGATCATCACCAGGGAGAAATCTCGCCGCATCGCAAAATTTGCATTCGACTATGCCACCAAGAAAGGCCGCAGCAAAGTGACTGCTGTCCACAAAGCAAACATTAT GAAACTCGCGGATGGTCTCTTCCTGCAGAGCTGTGCGGAAGTGGCTGAACTTTACCCCaagattaaatatgaaaacatcatCATTGATAACTGCTGCATGCAG TTGGTCCAGAATCCTTATCAGTTTGATGTGCTAGTGATGCCAAATCTCTACGGCAACATCATTGATAACCTGGCAGCAGGGCTGGTGGGCGGAGCCGGTGTAGTTCCAGGCGAGAGTTACAGTGCCGAATATGCCGTGTTTGAAACG GGAGCCAGACATCCCTTCGCTCAGGCTGTCGGCAGGAATATCGCAAACCCTACTGCTATGCTTCTCTCTGCATCCAACATGTTGAGACACCTCAA TCTTGAGTATCATTCAAACATGGTGTCTGAGGCTGTCAGGAAAGTCATCAAGCAGGGCAAG GTGAGGACTCGAGACCTCGGGGGTTACAGCACCACTGGTGACTTTGTCCGTGCGGTTGTGGCCAACCTGCGCCATCGGACTGTTTGA